The DNA segment CATTCCTCCTGAAGGGTCCATTCGCATGTCCAACGGACCGTCTTTAGCAAAGCTGAAACCTCTTTCAGCCCGGTCAAGGTGCAAAGATGAAACTCCTAGATCCAGAATTACTCCATCAATTTTTTCCCAGCCCATCTCATTAAGAGCTTCTTCAAATTTGCTGAAGGCCAAATGAAACCGGTGAGCCCTGTCTCCGAAAGGAGCCAGTCTCACTTCTGCAAGATCAAGAGCCTGTTCATCTCTATCCAGTCCTATCAATTGAGCGCCTTCGCCGGCAGCTTCCAGAATAGCACTGGAATGTCCGCCCATACCTAAAGTTCCATCAAGGTATAGACCTCCGGGTTTAGGGGCGATCCAGTCAATGACTTCTTTAAGTAGAACAGAGGTGTGAACCTTTTCAGGGGTCGTATTCTTTGTTTCCATAACTTCCTGATTCAATCTTTGGGTTCTGGGGGGGAACTTTTTGAATCTTTGGTGGCTTAAGGAAATTAAGTTTCCAAAATTAAATAAGAACTATGTGCAACAGTGGGGCGGTGAAGCGATTTCTAGAACGGAAGCTCTACTCCGCTCTGAGATAATTCCTCGGAAACGTCGTCGAAATCCTGTTCAAGCAGAGCTTCAAAAGCTCTTTTGTCCCAGACTTCAAATCTGTCGCCGACTCCAGCCAGAACAATTTCCTTGTCCAGCTTTCCGCTTTTACGCAAATGGGAGGGGATGGTGATTCGACCTTGTTTATCAAGGTGAACTTCTTCAGAACCGGAAATGATAATACGGATGAAATTTCTCAGACTTCGGCTTGGATTCTTGATTTTGGCAAGGTTTTCTTCAAGAATAGCCCAGTCAGGAGGAGTGAAACCGACGATGTTTCCTTCAAAAATAGTTAAAGTCACGAGGCCTTCCGCAGAATCAGAGTAAATCTGATCCCGGAATTCCGGCGTAAGCATCAGTCTGCCTTTGGCATCCATGCTTCGATGAGCGTGACTTCTAAATTTCATTCCGTCTACCACTTAATTACACAGTTCTACCACCAATTCCCCCCGTCTCTCCAC comes from the Maridesulfovibrio ferrireducens genome and includes:
- the mraZ gene encoding division/cell wall cluster transcriptional repressor MraZ; protein product: MKFRSHAHRSMDAKGRLMLTPEFRDQIYSDSAEGLVTLTIFEGNIVGFTPPDWAILEENLAKIKNPSRSLRNFIRIIISGSEEVHLDKQGRITIPSHLRKSGKLDKEIVLAGVGDRFEVWDKRAFEALLEQDFDDVSEELSQSGVELPF